tctctttttcaattcttacttACTTCAACTagtgaaacataattatgaatcgAATCATTTCTAAACCTAATTTCTGACCTAAATCGTCTCAAAACACAAGATGGTGAAGAAACAAACtcaacagaagaaaaagaaagatgaaaaattaAACAAAGCAGTGGAAaaaattccaaacagtaaatcgaAGAAAATATTCCAAAAGGTAAGAACCATATCAACTAATTTTGTATGCACTATTTTTTTGTGAAGTGAATTTCGTCGTATTTCTCATTTGTCAATTCAAAACTGTGTTGATggtgttattcttttttttggtgaaatcaacatgaatgaatgatttttagtttggtttcatcagtgattttgataattaggtttaggtttggTTTCATCAATAATTTTTGCAATTAGGTTTAGGTTTGGTTTCATCAGTGAATTGTTATATGTTTTCATGTGTTTGTAGCTattaattaggtttaggtttcatttgttttcattttattattcaCGGTTCAATTTTAAAATTTCTATTGGTGTGTTTATTTGATGTTTgtatgatgaaaccatattttgTTTCACCATTTCTACCTTGGTTTACATATACTTGAAACCAATTTTTTGTTGGTGTGTTTACTTAACTTTTGTTTAATGTAACCAGATTTGGTTTTACCATTTCTGTTTATGGTTTACATATGCTTGaaccaattttttatgggtgTGTTTATTTAATGCTTGTTTGATGTAACTGGATTTGGTTTCACCGTTTCTGTTTATGGTTTACATATGCTTGAAACCAATTCTGATGGTGTGTTTACTTAATGGTTGTTTGATGtaaataaatttggtttcatcattttcactTATGGTTGGAACTAAATCTGTTggcgttatttatttatttatgtattTCAGTGTCTTTGAtggaaccaattatggtttcatcattttcatttatgGTTTACTTCTAGTTGGAACCGAATTTGTTGATGTTTTTACTAATTGGTTTCTTTGATGCaatcaaatttggtttcatcatttttaattATGGTTCATATATGCTTGGAATCAatttatgttgatttttttaCTTAAAGTTTATGTGAtgtaaccagatttggtttcaccATTTCCAGATTCGGTTTGACCACGTTTAAGAGATCGATGACACAATTAATCAACCAGAAACGTACAAATTCTAAAAGATATACATGTTGTGAGCAAAAAGGATAAGTTAAAATCCAATTATGTTGATTTTGAAATTCTAAAATCAACTATGTGTGTTTGTAATTTGTGAATCAATTTCTTTTTCGGGTGCTTGAAATATTTGTTTGTAATTTCAGGTGAAATTTTGGAGTTCATTTCAGCTATTGCATGAAGAGCCTGTTCAAGGGAAAATGAAGTTTCTGAAGAGGGGATATCATAAAAGATGGGAAACATGAGAGCAAAGTTGGCATTCAAAATCCTGATGGCAAAAGCAGATCAATGAAAACATTGGTGTAACTATCAACTAGTTGTAATACTTGTTAGAAAGTTGTGATAGCATTTTGCAACATTGTATATTTCCTGTCAAAATGcttataatattttctaagagatttcaatTTCTTATGAATAGTTTCAACCGTTGAATTCATTTTTTCTTGTCGAATTGATTTAGTTGTGTGTTCGATTTCAAACCAAACTTAAAAGAGATTTAAACTCATGTGTGATATAGGAACCATGTTTAAATGAAGTTTCAACTGTAAGTCTGTGCTAGTTCATCCGTAAAAGAAACATCTTGATGGTAAGTACAACTACCAATAACTGTATGTAAGAAAGTAAGGTACAAGTATAATGTTCATATGGCAAATGAAACCAAATAAACAACagtaaaaaatgatgaaatcaaaaagggttccaacaaaaaatgatgaaacctattttggttccagcataaatacgatgaaaccgattatggtttcatcataaataagatgaaaccataattggtttcatcagaattcatcagtagcagcacttcatttaagcttcatttcttctctagtttacaGCATCATCTGCTATAACTCAGCTCTACTTTCATCCTCCGTCTATCCACAGCAGCACCATCTGCTTCATtgaccatcttcttctcatcctTGTAGCACTAGCCAAGACAGCAACAACACAGCAACACAGATCCATGCTCTATGCTACATCAAAAATCAATATGTTACATATTTAGCTCCTAAATCATCATAACTAAATCTTAAACATGAACATGACTTTGTTCCTTAGACTGGTGCAACATACTCATTCACCAACAAGAACAACTAACCTTCCACCAtgtctttcaaaaataaaaatgttcctTCTTTACGACCAAAGTCTAGCAATTAACGAGCTAATTATAACTAAAGGAGACATAAACACAACTCTTTCTTCGTGGAACCACCCTCTCCTAGGTTAACATAATAAGATTATCTttctatatttttctttatttcgggATTACTCTAAGTAAGTAACTAGCTATTTCCCATCACTCCATCGTGAGTGTAAATTGTGTACCCATGCCCATGATGCTTAGCCTATTTGCTTTACTTCATACCAATTCATATGTTACTGACTATACACAAacgattaaaacaaaaaaaaaacaagctatACGGATAAAATAGACATCGTACTTGCACTCCAAGCAGTCCTTCAATGAAATTTTAACTGGTTTCATGTCCAATTGTTTGACAGAAGGTGCAATCACCACTTGGTTctgtaaaaacaaaaacaagaattagTCAAAAAAAATCATTTGATATAACAAttagaaatcaataaaattcttattGAAACTAAAATCACCACCACCTGGGATGTCTCCTGCTTCTTAGCAGTCGTAGTCCCATTTAGAGAGACTATGCAAGCTTGTGATGGTGCGATGTAATCATTGAGATCACTGATTTGTAAAGTTTGTGAGAATTTTGCCGACATATCTGcagaaattgaagaaataaaaaccatGTTTCCATGAGAATAGCGGTAAATTGACGATTACTGAAGAAGAACCACCTCAAAATTATATGACATGACATATCTAATCTTTCTTTTCATCTTCCAATAAATCTAGCGCCTGCACGGAAGTATCATCATCCAAATTTGGTACATCCTCGAGTGCGGACACTAAACTTCCCTCTAAAGATgatgaatttttgttttcttctttcttggTTGCAACATTGTTCACAGCCGCTGCCATTACATGAATTGCATATACCATTCTCCAGTACTCTTTTTGGTCTTTCAAAAAGAACGTGAATTTGGACCTATTGAAGCTCGAGCCCTTTTTTGAGTATCAGATGTATGCAAGTCCTCAACCTTATCTTTATATGCATATGCATTCTCACTTTGTTCTTGAGTACCGTTTGTAAAACGGTCTGGAGATTGCGTGTTTTCTAAATTTTCATGATCCGTGTCATGCTGGTCATCATCATCGTGCACAGTGTTGTCATTCCAACAGCGCCTATACCTTCCATTGGCCCGATTATCCCCAAATATATCAGCTAAATCATCAAAGTGTGGAAGCGACTTTGTCCTCCAGCATTTGACATCAGGATGCTTCTgcaattgaaattactgaattGTCTTATTAGCATACTAGACTCCTCAGTTCAAAGAAATACACCACATCTCATCAATACAAAACGAAAAATCCAAATTCATTCAATTGTTACAGAATAACATAACACACCTTGATATATTCATCCCATACAACATCATCAGCAACCACAACTTCTCGCGACTGGTCCCATCCAAATCCACTTTGACCTCTAAGAGTACTTACAACAACatagtttttcttcaaagttttcaTACGGTTTTTCAACACATCCTTGGTAAAAGAAGAACCAAAACTCTGCATGAAATTATCGACAATGTGTGTCCAAGCATGTTTGCTGAACTGACCATCAAGTAATTGTCCTTCATGTACTTGGTCTGCCATTAGACCCATGAACAGTCGATCCATGGGAGGAGTCCAAGTTTTCCTTCCAGTTTGGGGGTTGGATGATTGATCACTCCCCATACTCTATAATTAACCGACTATGCAAGCTATTGCTAAACAAACTCTTCATGA
This is a stretch of genomic DNA from Papaver somniferum cultivar HN1 chromosome 1, ASM357369v1, whole genome shotgun sequence. It encodes these proteins:
- the LOC113353356 gene encoding L10-interacting MYB domain-containing protein-like, producing MGSDQSSNPQTGRKTWTPPMDRLFMGLMADQVHEGQLLDGQFSKHAWTHIVDNFMQSFGSSFTKDVLKNRMKTLKKNYVVVSTLRGQSGFGWDQSREVVVADDVVWDEYIKKHPDVKCWRTKSLPHFDDLADIFGDNRANGRYRRCWNDNTVHDDDDQHDTDHENLENTQSPDRFTNGTQEQSENAYAYKDKVEDLHTSDTQKRARASIGPNSRSF